In the Ostrinia nubilalis chromosome 7, ilOstNubi1.1, whole genome shotgun sequence genome, one interval contains:
- the LOC135073596 gene encoding putative nuclease HARBI1 — protein MNAINAIVHLANNADPARRRKLYRQRSNPFDLRDLNFKIKYRFNKDTVRTIIDLVEDDLVQSARGGGTCPELQVLVAIRCWGRREVQDDAGDLHGLSQPTVSRICARVAHAIANKANSFIKMPITIGEQERISAKFRAIKNFPGVIGAIDCTHIKIKKTGGDMAQYYINRKGYYSLNVQVVCDADLKIMDIVARWRGSTHDSRIFMESNIKQRFEDRQFRGRLIGDSGYPLLPYLFTPILRPSRPEEEAYNNAHISTRNTVERCFGVWKQRFQCLLHGLPVSLQNGKAVIIALAVLHNIAIDMNDTLLEQHMEQVPVTPQLSTENSVHDNRPSLLRRRSQLILQNFINQHF, from the exons atgaatgctataaatgcaattgtgcatttagccaataatgccgacccagcgcgacgtagaaagctctaccgccaacgaagcaacccattcgatttgcgggacctaaattttaaaataaaatataggttcaataaggacacagtgcgcaccatcatagatttggtggaagatgatctggttcagagcgctagaggtggtggcacgtgtcctgaactgcaagttttagtggccataagatgttggggacgtcgtgag gtacaagatgatgctggtgacctccatggcctaagtcagccgacagtgagccggatatgcgccagagtcgcgcatgcaatcgcgaataaggcaaattccttcatcaaaatgcctatcactataggagagcaggaaagaattagtgccaaatttagagcaattaaaaattttcctggggtgataggagccatagattgcacccacattaaaattaaaaaaaccggaggtgacatggcccagtactatattaatagaaaaggctattattccctgaatgttcag gttgtctgtgatgctgacctcaaaataatggatatagtggctagatggcgaggcagtacacatgacagtcgaatttttatggagagcaatataaaacaacgatttgaggataggcagtttagaggacgccttattggcgattcgggctaccctcttctgccatatctatttacacctattttaaggcctagtcgtccagaagaagaagcatacaataatgctcacatctcaactaggaacactgttgaaaggtgttttggggtgtggaagcagcggttccaatgcctactccatggcttaccagtaagcctccaaaatggaaaagctgtgatcatagcattggctgtattacataatatagccattgatatgaatgacacattgttag aacaacatatggagcaggtccctgtaactccgcaactttcgacggagaacagtgttcacgacaaccgaccttcattgttgaggcgtaggtcgcagttgatactacaaaattttataaatcaacatttttga